In the Salinirubrum litoreum genome, one interval contains:
- a CDS encoding DUF5820 family protein codes for MSLDALPAGWQVWTEEHEGRVILAYRPDVFDTEQFPAPCLPTIFVSNGSRRKRPGASQVATDTWHASLLLEPEIEGPVRKFDSREDALVGAVGLAEAFVAGEIDYRGLYQVPREDYFAKLDELVGDSE; via the coding sequence ATGAGTCTCGACGCTTTGCCGGCGGGCTGGCAGGTCTGGACCGAGGAACACGAGGGTCGCGTGATCCTCGCGTACCGGCCGGACGTGTTCGACACCGAGCAGTTCCCCGCGCCGTGTCTGCCGACCATCTTCGTCTCGAACGGGTCACGTCGGAAGCGACCGGGCGCCTCGCAGGTCGCGACCGACACGTGGCACGCCTCCCTCCTGTTGGAACCGGAGATCGAAGGGCCGGTCCGGAAGTTCGACTCGCGGGAGGACGCGCTGGTCGGTGCGGTCGGACTCGCCGAGGCGTTCGTGGCTGGCGAGATCGACTATCGCGGGCTGTACCAGGTGCCACGTGAGGACTACTTCGCGAAACTGGACGAGTTGGTCGGCGACAGCGAGTGA
- a CDS encoding PrkA family serine protein kinase: MKGDIETLEELSKQYRESMPADLREAKTFDWYLEKVYEDPKLGRNANQRVADMFDHYGTEYDEDAGVVEYLMASEDPLHDGENVFYGREVHESIHEFVNKVKSGARGLGPEKRIKLLLGPVGSGKSHFDWMVRRYFEDYTLRDEGRMYTFRWVNLGDVIRDQDPGDDTVQSPMNQDPLVLLPQEQRDTVIEQLNEQLDAPYTIRNEQSLDPASEFYMDRLLAHYDDDLQAVLENHVEIIRLVASENKRQCIETFEPKDKKNQDETELTGDINYSKLAIYGESDPRAFDYSGAFCNANRGIFSGEELLKLQREFLYDFLHATQEQTIKPKNNPRIDIDQVIVGRTNMPEYRDKKGDEKMEAFNDRTKRIDFPYVLEYEQESEIYRKMLRNADVPDMHIEPHALEMAGLFGVLTRIEEPDGETITLLQKAKAYNGEIDEIDDVDVKKLREEGESKADIAEGMDGVSARFIGDEIAEAIMDSTHRGRDYLSPLTVFNHFEQNLENHGSIPEENLDRYYRYLELVREEYKDRAIEDVRHALAYDIDEIQRQGEKYMDHVMAYIDDATVEDELTGREQDPDEKFLRSVEEKLDIPSDRKDDFRQEVSNWVSRRAREGTSFNPQDNDRLRRALERKLWEDKKHNINFSALVSANELDDDERNAWVDALVEQGYSREGAREVLEFAGAEVAKAELEE, from the coding sequence ATGAAAGGTGACATCGAAACCCTCGAAGAACTGAGCAAACAGTACCGCGAGTCGATGCCGGCGGACCTCCGCGAGGCGAAGACGTTCGACTGGTACCTCGAAAAGGTGTACGAGGACCCGAAACTGGGCCGCAACGCCAACCAGCGCGTCGCGGACATGTTCGACCACTACGGCACCGAGTACGACGAGGACGCCGGCGTCGTCGAGTATCTCATGGCCTCCGAAGACCCGCTCCACGACGGGGAGAACGTCTTCTACGGCCGGGAGGTCCACGAGTCGATCCACGAGTTCGTCAACAAGGTGAAGTCCGGCGCTCGCGGCCTCGGCCCCGAGAAACGGATCAAACTCCTGCTCGGCCCGGTCGGTTCCGGGAAGTCCCACTTCGACTGGATGGTCCGACGCTACTTCGAGGACTACACCCTCCGCGACGAGGGCCGGATGTACACGTTCCGCTGGGTCAACCTCGGCGACGTGATCCGGGATCAGGACCCCGGCGACGACACGGTGCAGTCGCCGATGAACCAGGACCCCCTCGTTCTGCTCCCGCAGGAACAGCGCGACACGGTCATCGAGCAACTCAACGAGCAACTGGACGCGCCGTACACCATCCGGAACGAGCAGTCGCTCGACCCGGCCAGCGAGTTCTACATGGACCGCCTGCTGGCCCACTACGACGACGACCTCCAGGCAGTCCTGGAGAACCACGTCGAGATCATCCGCCTCGTGGCGAGCGAGAACAAGCGGCAGTGCATCGAGACGTTCGAACCGAAGGACAAGAAGAACCAGGACGAGACGGAACTCACCGGCGACATCAACTACTCGAAACTCGCCATCTACGGCGAGTCGGACCCGCGAGCGTTCGACTACTCCGGCGCGTTCTGTAACGCGAACCGGGGCATCTTCTCCGGCGAGGAACTGCTGAAACTCCAGCGGGAGTTCCTCTACGACTTCCTGCACGCGACGCAGGAACAGACGATCAAGCCGAAGAACAACCCCCGCATCGACATCGACCAGGTCATCGTCGGCCGGACGAACATGCCCGAGTACCGGGACAAGAAGGGCGACGAGAAGATGGAGGCGTTCAACGACCGCACCAAGCGGATCGACTTCCCGTACGTCTTAGAGTACGAGCAGGAGTCCGAGATCTACCGGAAGATGCTCCGGAACGCCGACGTGCCGGACATGCACATCGAACCGCACGCCCTGGAGATGGCGGGGCTGTTCGGCGTCCTCACCCGCATCGAGGAACCCGACGGCGAGACGATCACTCTCCTCCAGAAGGCGAAGGCTTACAACGGCGAGATCGACGAGATCGACGACGTCGACGTGAAGAAACTCCGCGAGGAGGGCGAGTCGAAGGCCGACATCGCGGAGGGGATGGACGGCGTCTCGGCCCGGTTCATCGGCGACGAGATCGCCGAGGCGATCATGGACTCGACCCACCGCGGACGGGACTACCTGAGTCCCCTCACGGTCTTCAACCACTTCGAGCAGAACCTGGAGAACCACGGGTCGATCCCCGAGGAGAACCTGGATCGCTACTACCGGTACCTCGAACTGGTCCGCGAGGAGTACAAGGACCGCGCCATCGAGGACGTGCGCCACGCCCTCGCCTACGACATCGACGAGATCCAGCGACAGGGCGAGAAGTACATGGACCACGTGATGGCGTACATCGACGACGCGACGGTCGAGGACGAACTCACCGGCAGAGAGCAGGACCCCGACGAGAAGTTCCTGCGGTCGGTCGAGGAGAAACTCGACATCCCGTCGGACCGGAAAGACGACTTCCGGCAGGAGGTCTCCAACTGGGTCTCCCGGCGCGCCCGCGAGGGCACGTCGTTCAACCCGCAGGACAACGACCGCCTGCGCCGCGCACTGGAGCGCAAACTCTGGGAGGACAAGAAACACAACATCAACTTCTCGGCGTTGGTGTCCGCGAACGAACTGGACGACGACGAGCGCAACGCCTGGGTCGACGCGCTGGTCGAACAGGGCTACTCGCGTGAGGGGGCCCGCGAAGTGCTCGAGTTCGCCGGCGCGGAGGTCGCCAAGGCCGAACTCGAAGAGTGA
- a CDS encoding class I fructose-bisphosphate aldolase — protein MLPFADSPIKRNGKSLILAYDHGLEHGPADFKGMPETADPERTFELGTHDAVTAVAVQKGIAEAYYPSYEDDVNLLVKLNGTSNLWMGEPNQPVNCTVDYAVDIGAVGVGFTIYGGSNHEVEMFEEFREAQQSCRDYDIPMVMWSYPRGQGLKNDTAPDTIAYATRLALEIGADMVKVKYPGSPDAMSHAVNMAGKMPVVMSGGSKISDEEFLQTVSASLDAGAKGLAVGRNIWQRDNPIEMLDMLEQLIFEDASVEAALAHGGD, from the coding sequence ATGTTGCCCTTTGCCGACAGCCCGATCAAGCGCAACGGAAAGTCACTCATCCTCGCCTACGACCACGGGCTGGAACACGGCCCGGCCGACTTCAAAGGGATGCCGGAGACGGCCGATCCGGAGCGGACGTTCGAACTCGGCACCCACGACGCGGTCACGGCGGTCGCAGTACAGAAGGGAATCGCCGAGGCGTACTACCCCTCCTACGAAGACGACGTGAACCTGCTGGTGAAACTCAACGGGACCTCGAACCTCTGGATGGGCGAACCGAACCAACCGGTCAACTGTACGGTCGACTACGCGGTCGACATCGGCGCGGTCGGTGTCGGCTTCACCATCTACGGCGGATCGAACCACGAGGTCGAGATGTTCGAGGAGTTCCGCGAGGCACAGCAGTCCTGCCGGGACTACGACATCCCGATGGTGATGTGGTCGTACCCGCGCGGGCAGGGACTCAAGAACGACACGGCACCCGACACGATCGCCTACGCGACCCGCCTCGCCCTGGAGATCGGTGCCGACATGGTGAAGGTGAAGTACCCCGGCAGCCCCGACGCGATGAGCCACGCGGTGAACATGGCGGGGAAGATGCCGGTCGTGATGTCAGGGGGGTCGAAGATCAGCGACGAGGAGTTCCTGCAGACGGTCAGTGCGTCACTGGACGCAGGTGCGAAGGGACTCGCGGTCGGCCGGAACATCTGGCAACGTGACAACCCGATCGAGATGCTCGACATGCTGGAACAACTGATCTTCGAGGACGCGAGCGTCGAGGCGGCGCTCGCGCACGGCGGCGACTGA
- the pyrF gene encoding orotidine-5'-phosphate decarboxylase: MTFFDTLADRIRATDSVVSVGLDPDPSRIPEHLQEYDLPRWAFNRRIIDATHEFAACYKPNAAFYEDPDGWRALTETIAYAHGKDVPVLLDAKRADIGNTTRQYAGLLDRADAITVNPYMGRDSLQPFLDRQEKGVFVLCRTSNPGGADLQDLELDSGETVYERVAALADLWNANDNVGLVVGATAPEELESLREQVPDIPFLVPGVGAQGGDVEAAVEYGLADRDGVGVGLVNSSRGIIFAGEGENFDKAARGSAKQLRDRLNRYR, encoded by the coding sequence ATGACGTTCTTCGACACGCTCGCGGATCGCATCCGGGCGACCGACAGCGTCGTCTCGGTCGGCCTCGACCCGGACCCGAGTCGGATCCCCGAGCATCTCCAGGAGTACGACCTGCCCCGGTGGGCGTTCAACCGCCGGATCATCGACGCGACCCACGAGTTCGCGGCGTGTTACAAGCCGAACGCGGCGTTCTACGAGGACCCCGACGGCTGGCGCGCCCTGACGGAGACGATCGCCTACGCCCACGGCAAGGACGTCCCGGTCCTCTTGGACGCCAAACGCGCCGACATCGGGAACACGACCCGGCAGTACGCCGGCCTGCTGGACCGTGCGGACGCGATCACCGTGAACCCCTACATGGGTCGGGACTCGCTCCAGCCGTTTCTCGACCGACAGGAGAAGGGCGTGTTCGTCCTCTGCCGGACCTCGAACCCCGGCGGCGCGGACCTGCAGGACCTCGAACTCGACTCGGGCGAAACGGTGTACGAGCGTGTCGCGGCGCTCGCGGACCTGTGGAACGCGAACGACAACGTCGGCCTGGTGGTCGGTGCCACCGCGCCCGAGGAACTCGAATCGCTCCGGGAGCAGGTCCCGGACATCCCGTTCCTCGTGCCGGGGGTCGGCGCACAGGGCGGCGACGTCGAGGCGGCGGTCGAGTACGGCCTCGCCGACCGGGACGGCGTGGGTGTCGGCCTCGTGAACTCCTCGCGGGGGATCATCTTCGCGGGCGAGGGTGAGAACTTCGACAAGGCCGCCCGTGGCTCGGCGAAGCAACTTCGTGATCGGTTGAATCGCTATCGGTAG